In one Dehalogenimonas formicexedens genomic region, the following are encoded:
- a CDS encoding zinc-ribbon domain containing protein, which produces MAQDKTIQCADCGTDFTFSASEQEFFASKGFTNEPKRCPTCRQSRKQTRGGSGAGNSGGPRQMFPAVCAACGKETQVPFEPRNGRPVYCSDCFAKSKSAY; this is translated from the coding sequence ATGGCCCAAGACAAAACCATCCAATGCGCAGACTGCGGCACTGATTTTACGTTCAGCGCTTCTGAGCAGGAGTTCTTCGCTTCCAAGGGCTTCACCAACGAGCCCAAGCGATGCCCGACCTGCCGACAATCCCGCAAACAGACCCGCGGCGGTTCCGGCGCCGGTAATTCAGGCGGTCCCCGCCAGATGTTCCCTGCCGTTTGCGCCGCCTGCGGTAAAGAGACCCAGGTACCGTTCGAACCTCGAAACGGCCGGCCGGTTTATTGCAGCGATTGTTTCGCTAAGTCCAAGAGCGCTTACTAA
- the crcB gene encoding fluoride efflux transporter CrcB has product MKLVILIAGAGALGSVCRFALSGAVYSAFGQSFPYGTLAVNVIGSFLLGLLMQLGMSTDLIPPHLRTAVAIGFLGAFTTFSTFTYETVQLIQDGAWGSVALNIMTSLALGIAAVVAGIFTGRMLAGGS; this is encoded by the coding sequence ATGAAATTGGTAATTCTTATCGCTGGGGCGGGGGCGCTGGGATCGGTATGCCGCTTCGCCCTGTCAGGCGCGGTTTATTCGGCGTTTGGTCAGAGTTTCCCGTACGGCACCCTGGCGGTCAACGTTATCGGCAGCTTTTTGCTGGGTCTTTTGATGCAACTAGGGATGAGCACCGACCTCATCCCGCCGCACCTGCGTACCGCTGTTGCCATCGGCTTCCTCGGCGCCTTCACCACATTTTCAACCTTCACCTATGAAACGGTCCAACTCATCCAGGATGGCGCGTGGGGATCTGTCGCGCTTAATATTATGACCAGCCTTGCCCTGGGAATCGCTGCGGTGGTGGCGGGGATTTTCACCGGGCGGATGTTAGCCGGAGGAAGTTGA
- a CDS encoding DUF190 domain-containing protein — protein MHIIEGEQVLMRIFIGESDITDGKPLHMALLELFRRRGLAGATVLRGIAGFGAHSRIHSAHLLQLSQDLPVIVEVIDSQEHLDDVLPEVEKLMTGGLITLEKAWVIRYSPA, from the coding sequence ATGCACATCATCGAGGGCGAGCAGGTATTGATGCGTATTTTCATCGGCGAGTCGGATATCACAGACGGCAAGCCGCTTCATATGGCTCTGCTTGAGCTTTTCAGAAGAAGGGGTCTTGCCGGGGCGACGGTCCTCCGGGGCATTGCCGGATTTGGGGCGCATAGCCGAATCCATTCGGCACACTTGTTACAACTTTCCCAGGACCTGCCGGTAATCGTTGAAGTGATTGATTCACAGGAACATCTCGACGACGTGCTTCCGGAAGTCGAAAAACTAATGACCGGCGGGCTGATCACGCTCGAAAAGGCCTGGGTTATCCGCTATTCGCCAGCATAA
- a CDS encoding response regulator, translated as MPELLTVREVADYLRVTQKTVYRLLQQGSIPALKVSHSWRFDKASIDEWLKSTAVGAKANILVVDDDQTIRDLFRDILEDAGHRVITAGSGAEALEYIKAKDFALVFLDLKMPGMSGADVLRKIRTIDPDLPVTIITGFPDSESMAAALAQGPFGVMNKPFGEADVLNAVKSFIRIGRS; from the coding sequence ATGCCGGAATTACTTACTGTCAGGGAAGTCGCGGATTATCTTAGAGTGACCCAGAAGACGGTTTATAGACTCTTACAACAGGGATCGATTCCAGCTCTCAAGGTTAGCCACAGCTGGCGATTCGATAAAGCGTCTATCGACGAGTGGTTGAAATCAACCGCGGTCGGCGCCAAAGCCAATATCCTGGTTGTCGACGACGACCAGACGATACGGGACCTTTTCCGCGACATTCTCGAAGACGCCGGCCATAGGGTGATCACCGCTGGCAGCGGTGCCGAAGCGCTTGAATACATCAAGGCCAAGGATTTCGCGCTGGTTTTTCTTGATCTGAAGATGCCGGGCATGAGCGGCGCGGATGTACTGAGAAAAATCCGCACCATCGATCCCGACCTGCCGGTTACTATCATCACCGGTTTCCCTGACAGCGAATCCATGGCCGCCGCGTTGGCCCAGGGGCCGTTCGGGGTGATGAACAAGCCTTTTGGAGAGGCCGACGTCCTGAACGCCGTGAAGAGCTTTATACGTATTGGCCGAAGCTAG
- a CDS encoding PAS domain-containing sensor histidine kinase: MPGREAERRGITIREVVEQRLLGDAANTFRTMFERSGTAAAVLNDAGIMVLANEAMSRLVDLPVPEIEGKHSWFEFVAEADRKKAQDYHRLRRSHPGTAPEHYEFKLIDQNGGSHEIEITVAMFPGTDLSLLSCIDVTHLKTAQEMGRLTRFAVENAPESILWLSEEGAILYANGAACRMLGYNLGQLMSHNVSDIDASRSRREWLRLLKDLKQSGSMIWQSEYRRQDGQVIPVEVLINYILLNDKNYYWAFARDTSARQQAEKRELQLQSELNVSARLASIGELAAGVAHEINNPLTGIIGYSERLIRKATDEKTAADLKRIHGEATRAARVVQNLLTFARRRQPSKEPVDINKIIRESLALREYELRQQNIQVLTHLADLPCFMADFYQMEQVFVNLIVNAEQAMTNAKKGDRLTVTTGLLEGQIVVTIADNGPGIKGENLDKLFDPFFTTRTESGGTGLGLSICHGIVLEHGGRISVSSDYGKGATFTVALPLKNSQCPDEEPT; the protein is encoded by the coding sequence ATGCCGGGCCGTGAGGCGGAGCGCCGGGGTATAACCATTCGCGAGGTCGTGGAGCAGAGGCTGCTCGGCGATGCGGCCAACACCTTCCGGACAATGTTCGAACGTTCGGGCACCGCGGCGGCTGTGCTGAACGACGCCGGAATCATGGTGTTGGCGAACGAAGCCATGTCCAGGCTCGTTGATCTGCCCGTCCCCGAGATTGAGGGTAAACATTCCTGGTTCGAGTTTGTCGCCGAAGCCGACCGCAAGAAAGCCCAGGACTATCACCGGCTGCGGCGCAGCCATCCCGGTACCGCTCCGGAACATTACGAATTCAAACTGATCGACCAGAACGGCGGCAGCCACGAGATCGAAATCACCGTCGCCATGTTCCCGGGCACCGACCTTTCGCTTCTTTCCTGCATTGACGTCACTCACCTGAAGACCGCCCAGGAGATGGGGAGGCTGACACGCTTCGCCGTCGAAAACGCCCCGGAATCAATCCTCTGGCTCAGCGAAGAGGGGGCTATTCTGTACGCCAACGGCGCGGCTTGCCGCATGCTGGGTTACAACCTGGGGCAACTGATGTCTCACAATGTTTCTGACATAGACGCCAGCCGTTCCCGGCGAGAATGGCTCCGCCTGCTTAAAGACCTGAAGCAATCCGGTTCGATGATCTGGCAGTCGGAATATCGACGCCAGGATGGGCAGGTCATTCCGGTTGAAGTACTCATTAATTATATCCTGCTCAACGACAAGAACTATTATTGGGCTTTTGCCAGGGACACTTCCGCCAGGCAACAGGCGGAGAAACGCGAACTCCAGCTTCAGTCGGAACTCAACGTGTCCGCCAGGCTAGCTTCCATTGGAGAACTGGCCGCAGGAGTGGCGCATGAGATCAATAACCCGCTTACCGGCATAATCGGATATTCCGAGCGCCTGATCAGAAAAGCAACCGATGAGAAAACCGCAGCGGACCTGAAACGCATCCATGGCGAAGCGACCAGGGCGGCGAGGGTGGTCCAAAACCTGCTGACCTTCGCCCGGCGCCGACAGCCTTCCAAGGAGCCGGTAGACATCAATAAGATCATCAGGGAATCTCTGGCTCTGAGGGAGTACGAACTGCGCCAGCAGAATATCCAGGTGTTGACCCATCTGGCGGATCTGCCCTGTTTTATGGCTGATTTTTATCAGATGGAACAGGTATTCGTTAACCTTATTGTCAATGCCGAGCAGGCGATGACCAATGCCAAAAAGGGTGACCGGTTGACGGTAACGACTGGTTTACTTGAAGGTCAGATCGTGGTCACCATCGCCGACAACGGTCCGGGCATCAAAGGCGAAAATCTGGATAAGTTGTTCGATCCGTTTTTCACCACCAGGACGGAGAGCGGGGGCACGGGTTTGGGCCTTTCGATTTGCCACGGTATTGTCCTGGAGCACGGCGGCCGGATAAGCGTCTCCAGCGACTACGGTAAGGGGGCGACATTCACCGTGGCCCTGCCGCTTAAAAACAGCCAGTGCCCGGACGAGGAACCTACCTAG
- a CDS encoding DUF167 domain-containing protein has protein sequence MSRTLVDIHVQPGARKTEVVGLFGEAVKIKIAATPERGLANEALVEFIAERLGIPRGAVKLVRGRTGRHKTVAVEGMTESEARHRLLDIG, from the coding sequence GTGAGCCGGACCCTGGTAGACATCCACGTCCAGCCGGGAGCGCGCAAGACCGAGGTCGTCGGGCTGTTCGGTGAAGCGGTCAAGATCAAGATAGCGGCAACCCCCGAACGGGGACTGGCCAACGAAGCGCTTGTTGAGTTTATCGCGGAACGCCTCGGCATTCCCAGAGGTGCGGTCAAACTGGTCAGGGGCCGGACCGGCCGTCATAAAACTGTCGCGGTTGAAGGAATGACCGAATCCGAAGCCCGCCACAGATTGCTGGATATCGGCTAG
- a CDS encoding CinA family protein — protein MTSLENQLAKLLQDHGLIIGTVESATGGMIAERLTSVSGASKYFKGGLVTYHNELKIRLCGVRYETLLAYGAVSPQVAEEMAAGGRKALGVDICLSDSGIAGPGGESAGKPVGLFYIGLATPEGVWSRKFIFKGNRGENRGQAVAAALKWAVEHLANG, from the coding sequence ATGACTTCCTTGGAAAACCAGCTTGCGAAGCTCCTTCAAGACCACGGTTTGATAATCGGCACGGTGGAATCCGCCACCGGAGGCATGATCGCCGAGCGGCTCACTTCAGTCTCTGGCGCCTCCAAATACTTCAAAGGCGGCCTGGTTACCTATCACAACGAACTGAAGATCCGTCTGTGCGGGGTCAGATACGAGACCCTGTTGGCATATGGCGCAGTCAGTCCACAGGTAGCGGAAGAGATGGCAGCAGGCGGACGCAAGGCGCTTGGCGTGGATATCTGCCTTTCAGATTCGGGTATCGCCGGGCCCGGGGGCGAAAGCGCCGGAAAACCGGTCGGCCTTTTTTACATCGGACTGGCTACTCCGGAAGGAGTTTGGAGCAGAAAATTCATCTTCAAGGGCAACCGCGGTGAAAACCGGGGTCAAGCGGTCGCGGCGGCGCTTAAGTGGGCCGTCGAGCACCTCGCCAACGGCTAA
- the rph gene encoding ribonuclease PH, with the protein MPRLDSRAPDELRPIRITPGYQTYAEGSVLIEQGNTRVIVSVTMEEKVPPFLKNSGTGWVTAEYAMLPRSTTTRTPRDSAGKISGRSQEIQRLVGRSLRGVTDLAALGERSFTVDCDVLQADAGTRTASITGGYVALYLAFSKLHRLGIFKSMPLRSQVAGVSVSVYKGNILLDPAFDEDCNAESDFNLVMNSRGEFIEVQGTAEKKAYSRETLDAVLALGEKGIRQLFEIQAATIKGL; encoded by the coding sequence ATGCCCAGACTAGACAGCCGCGCGCCCGACGAGCTACGCCCCATCAGGATTACTCCTGGATACCAGACCTATGCCGAAGGCTCGGTGCTCATCGAACAGGGCAATACCAGGGTAATCGTTTCCGTTACCATGGAGGAAAAAGTACCGCCGTTTTTAAAGAACAGCGGCACGGGCTGGGTGACGGCGGAATACGCCATGCTGCCGAGGTCGACCACAACGCGCACGCCGCGCGATTCAGCCGGCAAGATCTCGGGTCGCAGCCAGGAGATCCAGCGCCTTGTCGGGCGTTCGCTCCGTGGTGTAACCGATCTGGCGGCGCTTGGTGAACGGAGCTTTACCGTCGATTGCGACGTTCTCCAGGCTGATGCTGGCACCAGGACCGCTTCAATCACCGGCGGCTATGTCGCCTTATACCTGGCGTTCTCCAAACTGCACCGGCTGGGTATTTTCAAGAGCATGCCCCTAAGATCACAGGTCGCGGGGGTCTCGGTCAGCGTTTACAAGGGCAACATCCTTCTGGATCCTGCTTTCGATGAAGACTGCAACGCCGAATCCGACTTCAACCTGGTGATGAATTCCCGGGGTGAATTCATAGAGGTCCAGGGCACCGCAGAGAAGAAAGCTTACTCCCGGGAGACCCTGGACGCCGTTCTGGCTCTCGGAGAAAAAGGCATCAGACAGCTATTTGAAATCCAGGCTGCGACGATAAAAGGTCTTTAG
- a CDS encoding glutamate-5-semialdehyde dehydrogenase: MVELEMQCRRAKLASRKLAYTGTAAKNSALEHIADDLLSQKEVILEANAIDQLDARKIGMAPAMLDRLALTPHSVDLIAADVRSVAGLPDPVGEIFDMRTLPNGLTLGKKRVPLGVIAAIYESRPNVTIDITALCLKAGNAVILRGGKETINSNRALVKIIVGALERAGLDPNVVQFIDNTDRSLVPHLLKMNDQVDLVIPRGGTGLIKFVKENSSIPVVAGGAGVCHTFVDASARVDRATAIVYNAKVQKPSACNALDTILVHKDIAARYLPEAAAELAGSGVELRCDPRSLAILGSLPGLKLVPAVDADWGKEYLALIAAIKIVDSLDEALDHIAAYGDGHSEAIITEDYTNAQRFMNEVDAAAVYVNTSTRFTDGAQFGLGAEVGISTQKMHARGPLGLKEITSYKWLVYGSGQARP; this comes from the coding sequence ATTGTTGAACTGGAAATGCAGTGCCGCCGCGCCAAACTGGCTAGCCGGAAACTGGCTTACACGGGAACCGCGGCCAAGAATTCGGCGCTGGAACATATCGCCGATGATCTCCTCTCCCAAAAAGAGGTCATTCTGGAAGCGAATGCCATTGACCAGTTGGACGCCAGGAAAATCGGCATGGCTCCGGCAATGCTGGACCGCCTGGCGCTCACTCCCCACAGTGTCGACCTGATCGCCGCCGACGTGCGGAGCGTTGCCGGACTGCCTGACCCGGTTGGCGAGATTTTCGACATGAGGACTTTGCCCAACGGCTTGACGCTGGGCAAAAAGCGGGTTCCGCTCGGGGTGATCGCGGCGATCTACGAATCCCGCCCCAATGTCACGATCGATATCACGGCATTGTGCCTGAAAGCCGGCAATGCCGTAATCCTTCGGGGCGGCAAGGAAACCATCAACTCCAACAGAGCCCTTGTAAAAATTATCGTCGGCGCTCTTGAGCGCGCGGGTTTAGACCCGAATGTCGTCCAATTCATCGATAACACCGATCGCTCACTGGTGCCGCACCTGTTGAAAATGAATGACCAGGTAGACCTGGTCATCCCCCGCGGCGGGACCGGCTTGATAAAGTTCGTCAAAGAAAATTCCAGCATCCCGGTGGTTGCCGGGGGCGCCGGAGTCTGCCACACCTTCGTCGATGCCTCTGCCAGGGTTGATCGGGCAACGGCGATCGTGTACAACGCCAAGGTGCAAAAGCCATCGGCCTGCAACGCCCTGGATACAATCCTGGTGCATAAAGATATTGCCGCCCGGTATCTCCCTGAAGCCGCCGCTGAATTAGCCGGATCCGGCGTCGAATTGCGTTGTGACCCGAGATCCCTGGCAATACTTGGTTCGCTGCCGGGATTGAAACTGGTGCCCGCCGTCGATGCCGATTGGGGAAAGGAATACCTGGCGCTTATTGCCGCGATCAAGATTGTCGATTCCTTGGACGAGGCTTTGGATCACATCGCCGCTTATGGTGACGGGCATTCGGAAGCCATTATTACCGAGGATTACACCAACGCCCAGCGTTTTATGAACGAAGTGGACGCCGCCGCGGTCTATGTCAACACTTCGACCAGGTTCACCGATGGCGCCCAATTCGGCTTAGGCGCCGAAGTCGGTATTTCGACGCAAAAAATGCACGCCCGCGGCCCGCTCGGCCTCAAGGAAATTACCAGCTACAAATGGCTGGTATACGGCTCGGGGCAAGCCCGCCCATAA
- a CDS encoding B12-binding domain-containing radical SAM protein — protein sequence MNILLVYPRYPETFWSFRHALKFISKRASFPPLGLLTIASMLPKEWDLRLADLNVNSLKAKDLEWADAIYISAMAIQRKSATEIIEKARAAGKMVVAGGPYFTTEYDRIQGVDHFVLDEAELTLPLFLADLAAGTPQPIYRSADKPDITKTPIPMWRLLDKSAYSSMSLQYSRGCPFNCEFCDIVVLFGRKPRVKTADQVVLELQSLYDTGWRAGVFFVDDNLIGNKRHLKAEVLPAITRWQEKHKFPFSLSTEVSINLADDDELMKAMADAGFFQVFVGVETPNPESLAECDKGQNENRDMVAAVRKIQSAGLQVQGGFIVGFDSDPPSIFKSQIAFIQNSGIVTAMVGLLNAPRGTRLFQRLKKENRMLEDFGGDNTDSTLNFEPKMPRKTLIEGYRHLLETIYSPKQYYERTKLFLRNYNPRIRGRLPRFEFHHIAAFFRSLWKLGIVEKGRIYYWKLLAFSLFRRPKVFPLAVTLSITGYHLRKITEKILKTPISGGSGSGSA from the coding sequence ATGAACATACTCTTGGTTTACCCCCGCTACCCCGAGACTTTCTGGAGTTTCCGCCACGCCCTCAAATTCATCAGCAAACGGGCGTCATTCCCCCCTCTTGGTCTTTTGACCATTGCCTCGATGCTACCCAAAGAATGGGACTTGCGCCTGGCAGATCTTAACGTCAATTCCCTTAAAGCAAAGGATCTTGAATGGGCTGACGCCATTTATATTTCTGCCATGGCCATCCAGCGTAAGTCCGCCACAGAGATAATCGAAAAAGCCCGGGCAGCCGGCAAAATGGTGGTCGCCGGCGGGCCGTATTTCACAACCGAGTACGATCGCATCCAGGGAGTGGACCACTTCGTCCTGGATGAAGCTGAACTCACTCTGCCTTTGTTTCTCGCCGACCTCGCAGCCGGAACACCCCAACCCATCTATCGCTCAGCGGACAAACCCGATATCACCAAAACCCCGATACCAATGTGGAGACTTCTCGATAAATCCGCGTATTCCTCGATGTCATTGCAGTATTCTCGCGGCTGTCCCTTCAATTGCGAGTTCTGCGATATTGTCGTGCTGTTCGGCCGTAAACCCCGGGTGAAAACAGCTGATCAGGTAGTTCTCGAATTGCAGTCTCTGTACGATACCGGATGGCGGGCTGGCGTTTTCTTCGTGGATGACAACCTTATCGGAAATAAACGCCACCTGAAGGCCGAGGTACTCCCGGCAATCACCCGCTGGCAGGAGAAGCACAAATTCCCGTTCAGCCTCTCGACGGAAGTTTCCATCAACCTGGCTGATGATGACGAGTTGATGAAAGCCATGGCGGATGCCGGTTTTTTCCAGGTTTTCGTCGGCGTCGAGACTCCTAATCCGGAAAGCCTGGCTGAGTGCGACAAAGGCCAGAATGAAAACCGCGACATGGTCGCGGCGGTCAGGAAAATCCAATCCGCGGGTCTCCAGGTCCAGGGCGGCTTCATCGTCGGATTTGATTCGGACCCGCCCTCGATTTTCAAATCGCAGATAGCTTTTATTCAGAATAGCGGTATAGTCACCGCCATGGTAGGTCTCCTCAACGCGCCTAGAGGTACGAGGTTATTCCAACGCCTCAAGAAGGAAAACCGGATGCTGGAGGATTTTGGCGGGGATAACACTGACTCTACGCTCAATTTCGAACCCAAGATGCCGCGGAAAACCCTCATTGAGGGATACCGGCACCTGCTGGAAACCATCTACTCTCCCAAGCAATACTATGAGCGGACCAAATTATTCCTTCGCAATTACAACCCGCGGATTCGGGGCCGCCTCCCGCGTTTTGAATTTCACCACATCGCGGCGTTCTTCCGTTCATTGTGGAAGCTTGGGATTGTCGAAAAGGGACGTATCTATTATTGGAAACTCCTGGCGTTCAGCCTGTTCAGGAGACCCAAGGTGTTCCCGCTGGCAGTGACGCTCTCCATCACAGGTTATCATCTGCGGAAGATCACCGAAAAGATATTGAAAACGCCGATCTCGGGGGGATCGGGCAGCGGGAGCGCCTGA
- a CDS encoding zinc-dependent dehydrogenase: protein MKVAVYYSNSDIRIEERPVPEIGPGEILVKMKACGICGTDVMEWYRKPKAPRVLGHEMAGEIVKIGDRVTGYSLGDRVFVSHHVPCFDCHYCRNGRESACETLHTGNYDPGGFAEYLRIPEINVRYGTFRLPNQVNFEEAAMIEPLACVVSGQKRLNLRKGQTVLIIGSGISGLCHVLLAKAAGARVIATDINDFRLKKAAELGADVTIHAAVYSSEELRKVNEGHLAETVIVCAGADKAVSDAIASVDKRGTILFFAVPQKPLELPSVRFWREEISVLFSYGAATDEIKESLELMATNRFDAKKMISHRVPLSKIVDGFGLVAGAGESLKVVIVPD, encoded by the coding sequence ATGAAAGTCGCAGTTTACTACTCCAATAGTGATATCCGTATCGAAGAGCGGCCGGTGCCGGAAATCGGCCCGGGCGAAATACTCGTTAAGATGAAAGCCTGCGGCATCTGTGGCACCGACGTAATGGAGTGGTACCGCAAGCCAAAAGCGCCCCGTGTCCTCGGCCACGAGATGGCCGGTGAGATCGTCAAAATCGGAGACCGAGTTACCGGTTACAGCCTCGGCGATCGCGTTTTCGTCTCTCACCACGTCCCCTGCTTCGACTGCCACTATTGCCGCAACGGCCGGGAGAGCGCCTGCGAGACATTGCATACTGGAAATTACGACCCGGGAGGGTTCGCTGAATACCTCCGCATTCCCGAAATAAACGTGAGATACGGCACCTTCCGACTACCCAATCAGGTGAATTTTGAAGAGGCGGCGATGATCGAGCCGCTGGCCTGCGTTGTCTCCGGGCAGAAACGGCTCAATCTCCGCAAAGGGCAAACCGTTTTGATCATCGGTTCCGGTATTTCAGGATTATGTCATGTACTCCTGGCTAAAGCTGCAGGGGCCCGAGTTATAGCCACCGACATCAATGATTTCCGCCTGAAGAAAGCCGCTGAACTGGGGGCTGATGTCACCATCCATGCCGCGGTCTACTCGTCCGAGGAACTCAGGAAAGTGAACGAAGGACATTTGGCCGAGACGGTCATCGTCTGCGCCGGCGCCGACAAAGCTGTGTCCGACGCCATCGCCTCGGTTGATAAACGAGGAACGATCCTCTTCTTCGCCGTACCGCAGAAGCCGCTGGAATTGCCTTCTGTACGTTTCTGGCGGGAAGAGATCTCTGTGCTATTTTCCTACGGCGCGGCTACGGACGAAATCAAGGAATCCCTCGAGCTGATGGCAACCAACCGATTCGACGCGAAAAAGATGATCAGCCATCGTGTGCCTCTATCAAAGATCGTCGATGGGTTTGGGCTGGTGGCGGGGGCGGGGGAGTCGCTTAAAGTAGTAATCGTTCCGGACTGA
- the lsrF gene encoding 3-hydroxy-5-phosphonooxypentane-2,4-dione thiolase has protein sequence MDFGMGNRLSRIFQEDGRTVMLAVDHGYFQGPTTGLSDFGACIPPLVSEADCVFITRGMLRSCISPSIDASICLRVSGGTSILGELSREEVTVSVEEALRLNASAVGMSIFVGAPDENLTIAALGKLVNEAERYGLPVMAVTAVGKDMGRDARYLGLACRIAAETGARIVKTYYCEDFQKVVAGCPVPIVIAGGKKMPEMEALQMTENALKAGAAGVDMGRNIFQSTNPAGMIKAVKAIVHEGLTAEEAFRIFEQ, from the coding sequence ATGGATTTTGGAATGGGCAATCGTCTTTCTCGCATCTTCCAAGAAGACGGGCGTACAGTCATGCTGGCAGTCGATCACGGCTATTTCCAGGGTCCGACCACCGGCCTTTCCGATTTTGGTGCTTGCATTCCGCCACTCGTCAGCGAAGCGGATTGTGTGTTCATCACTCGCGGGATGCTACGGAGTTGCATCAGCCCCTCCATCGATGCTTCGATCTGTTTGCGTGTCTCCGGCGGCACCAGCATTCTCGGCGAGCTCTCTCGCGAAGAGGTCACGGTTTCCGTCGAAGAGGCACTGAGGCTTAACGCCTCAGCCGTCGGCATGTCGATCTTCGTCGGCGCGCCCGACGAAAACCTGACCATCGCAGCCCTGGGAAAACTGGTGAACGAGGCCGAGCGGTACGGTTTGCCGGTCATGGCGGTCACGGCGGTGGGCAAGGACATGGGACGCGATGCCCGCTACCTGGGGCTTGCCTGCCGTATCGCCGCGGAGACCGGGGCGCGGATTGTCAAAACATATTATTGCGAAGATTTCCAGAAGGTGGTTGCCGGCTGCCCGGTGCCTATTGTGATTGCCGGCGGCAAGAAGATGCCGGAAATGGAAGCCTTGCAGATGACGGAGAACGCCCTCAAGGCGGGGGCGGCGGGGGTGGATATGGGCCGCAACATCTTCCAATCGACCAATCCGGCCGGGATGATCAAGGCTGTTAAGGCTATCGTGCACGAAGGATTGACAGCGGAGGAAGCGTTCAGGATTTTCGAACAGTAG
- a CDS encoding hydrogenase maturation protease has product MATGLINDPQVAKNLMMHYCGAERKPSLETDIKKTTLILGAGNIAAGDEGFGVHVARRLAKTQLPTDVRIMEGGVGGFDLLGHLEGVTRLIIVDIIALEKPPGDLFLFKPGGTSIEPGKKVVSFHQVGVLELIQIAAIIGCEPEVFVLATPPETMDWSFELSPALSEAADAAVEFLRGVIGDEFASLGKYVTSFPTIYSIGSVPQGPGSS; this is encoded by the coding sequence GTGGCAACTGGACTCATCAACGATCCACAAGTTGCAAAGAATTTAATGATGCATTATTGTGGCGCTGAAAGGAAACCATCATTGGAAACTGATATAAAGAAAACTACTCTGATTCTTGGAGCCGGTAACATAGCAGCTGGTGACGAAGGGTTCGGCGTTCACGTAGCCCGACGCTTAGCTAAAACTCAATTACCAACCGATGTTCGTATCATGGAGGGCGGGGTAGGGGGGTTTGACCTGTTAGGGCATCTAGAAGGGGTCACCCGGCTAATTATTGTCGACATAATCGCGCTTGAAAAGCCCCCAGGAGATTTGTTTCTATTCAAACCGGGGGGTACTTCGATTGAGCCCGGCAAAAAGGTAGTCTCCTTCCACCAGGTCGGCGTATTAGAACTCATCCAGATAGCAGCTATTATTGGCTGTGAGCCAGAAGTATTTGTCCTGGCGACCCCGCCGGAGACGATGGACTGGAGTTTTGAATTGTCACCCGCACTATCCGAGGCTGCCGATGCCGCCGTCGAATTTCTGCGAGGGGTAATCGGGGACGAGTTTGCCAGTCTTGGGAAGTATGTGACATCTTTCCCGACGATTTATTCCATTGGCTCGGTTCCCCAGGGTCCTGGAAGCAGCTAA